A single region of the Cynocephalus volans isolate mCynVol1 chromosome 12, mCynVol1.pri, whole genome shotgun sequence genome encodes:
- the A4GALT gene encoding lactosylceramide 4-alpha-galactosyltransferase, protein MSKPPDCLLRLLRSAPRQRVCTLFIIGFKFTFFISVVIYWHIVGEPKGQGQLSNLPADIPCPPSVPSIPPSSTPAPGNIFFLETSDRTDPHFLFMCSVESAARTHPESRVLVLMKGLPAGNASLPRHLGISLLSCFPNVQMLPLDLEELFRDTPLAAWHAGLGRRWEPYLLPVLSDASRIALMWKFGGIYLDTDFIVLKNLRHLTNVLGAQSRYVLNGAFLAFEPRHEFMALCMRDFVAHYNGWVWGHQGPQLLTRVFKKWCSIRSLGDSHACRGVTVLPREAFYPIPWQNWKKYFEDISPEELSRLLNATYAVHVWNKKSQGTRFEATSRALLAQLHARYCPTTHEAMKMYL, encoded by the coding sequence ATGTCTAAGCCCCCTGACTGTCTGCTGCGGCTCCTCCGGAGTGCCCCGAGGCAGCGGGTCTGCACGCTCTTCATCATCGGCTTCAAGTTCACGTTTTTCATCTCTGTCGTGATCTACTGGCACATCGTGGGTGAGCCCAAGGGCCAGGGGCAGCTCTCTAACCTGCCTGCAGACATCCCTTGTCCGCCCTCGGTCCCCTCCATCCCGCCCTCCAGCACCCCTGCTCCGGGCAACATCTTCTTCTTGGAGACTTCGGACCGGACCGACCCGCACTTCCTGTTCATGTGCTCGGTGGAGTCGGCGGCCAGGACCCACCCCGAGTCCCGGGTGCTGGTCCTGATGAAGGGGCTGCCGGCCGGCAACGCCTCCCTGCCCCGGCACCTGGGCATCTCGCTTCTGAGCTGCTTCCCCAACGTGCAGATGCTCCCGCTGGACCTGGAGGAGCTGTTCAGGGACACGCCCCTGGCGGCCTGGCACGCGGGCCTggggcggcgctgggagccctaCCTGCTGCCCGTGCTCTCCGACGCCTCCAGGATCGCGCTCATGTGGAAGTTCGGGGGCATCTACCTGGACACGGACTTCATCGTCCTCAAGAACCTGAGGCACCTGACCAACGTGCTGGGCGCCCAGTCCCGCTATGTCCTCAACGGCGCCTTCCTGGCCTTCGAGCCCCGGCACGAGTTCATGGCGCTGTGCATGCGCGACTTCGTGGCCCACTACAACGGCTGGGTGTGGGGCCACCAGGGCCCGCAGCTGCTCACGCGGGTCTTCAAGAAGTGGTGCTCCATCCGCAGCCTGGGCGACAGCCACGCCTGCCGCGGCGTCACCGTGCTGCCCCGCGAGGCCTTTTACCCCATCCCTTGGCAGAACTGGAAGAAATACTTTGAGGACATCAGCCCCGAGGAGCTGTCCCGGCTGCTCAATGCCACCTACGCCGTCCACGTGTGGAACAAGAAGAGCCAGGGCACGCGCTTCGAGGCCACATCCAGGGCGCTGCTGGCCCAGCTGCACGCCCGCTATTGCCCCACGACACACGAGGCCATGAAGATGTACTTGTGA